The following proteins come from a genomic window of Miscanthus floridulus cultivar M001 chromosome 2, ASM1932011v1, whole genome shotgun sequence:
- the LOC136536098 gene encoding vegetative cell wall protein gp1-like, which produces MPKTRAPRPPPPRRPAPARAQPPPPPRAPRRTPGPPQRARLPRAHHRAAPRAPRSPGPRPPEEEGGGAGHRRSPTPPLASTRQRCPAPAAPPAHARRPARPEEEENLRAIRRPPEKEEDPAPPANPVHAVRRARPRSKVPRPGPLTPPRPRPSPRPRPPTSLRRPEKSTSEGTRRPRSSSSALRVCLHSITSSLPRLVTAPLA; this is translated from the exons atgcctaaaacccgcGCGCCCCGCCCCCCACCACCGCGCCGCCCCGCGCCGGCCCGCGCccagccgccaccgccaccccgcgcgccccGCCGCACTCCCGGCCCGCCGCAGCGCGCCCGGCTGCCCCGcgcccaccaccgcgccgcccCGCGCGCCCCGCGCTCCCCCGGCCCCCGGCCGccagaggaggagggaggaggagcaggccaccggaggagccccaccccgccgctcgcctcaacccgccagaggtgccccgccccggccgcgccgcccgcccacgcccgccggccggcccgccccgaggaggaggagaacctcCGCGCCATCCGTCGGCcaccggagaaggaggaggaccccGCGCCACCCGCCAACCCCGTCCACGCTGTCCGCCGTGCCCGCCCCCGTTCCAAGGTGCCCCGCCCCGGCCCCTTGACGCCGCCCCGGCCGCGACCCTCGCCCCGTCCGCGGCCTCCGACGTCCCTCCGACGTCCAG agaagagcacgtcagaggggactcggcgaccccgatcctcttcgtcggcgttgcgggtctgcctgcacagcATCACCTCGTCACTGCCCCGACTCgtcactgccccgctagcctga